A segment of the Caldisericum sp. genome:
TGATTATGATATACTTTTTACAGAGATTGCAACCCTTGACTCTCTAATACAGCGAATGGGAAGAATATACAGAAGAAATGGAAGGATAATAAACGAAGCAGAACCGCCCAATATAGTAATTGCAACCAATAAACCGTCTGATAAATATAAAATATACGATAAAGAAATCGTTGATTTCACAGAGGGAATCTTGAAAAACTATAACGGAAAAATTCTCACAGAAGAATTGAAAAATGAAATGATAAATGAGGTGTATGATTTAAACAAAATCAAATCGACGGAATATTTTAAAAAGTTCAAATATGCTTATGACTTGCTCGATAATGGGTTTGAAGTCGATGAAAGAGGCGAGGCTCAGAGGCTTTTTAGAGACATTGCAAATATTTCTGTTATTCCTGAAAGTGTATATTACGCAAATAAGGAAATGATTGATAGTGCTATTGATAAAATCAGTGATAAAAAAATTCAACTTGTAGAAAGATTGAAGGAACTGAAGATTATAAATGACTTTATTGTTAGTATTCCTGCCTATAGATTTAATAGAGACGACATTTATCCAATTTCGGAAAAGCACAGAATCTATGCCTTTAGGACAAAATATGATTATGACCTGGGTGTAACATTTGAAAAGGCAGAACTCGATGATTTTTCAAACATTATTTAATTATGGAAAAAGACGATGCTTTTGATAAATTAAGAATAACAGGACTAAAGGTAAACTATCTTCATGTGTGTAAGAGAAAACTTTGGTTTTTTGATAGAGGAATAGGTATGGAAAATACATCCGATAAAGTTCTTTTAGGTGCGCTCCTTCAAGATTATTCATATCCGAAAGAGAAGAAAAGAGATGTTTTGATTGATGACCTTATCCAGATTGATTTGCTTGATGCGGATACAGTAAGAGAGATAAAATATTCTGATAAATTAAAAGAAGCCGACAGAGCACAAATCCTGTACTATCTTTATTATCTTAAAAAGAATGGTGTTCATAAAATTGGGGTTATAAATTATCCAAAGATGAAGAAGCGAGAAGAAATTATCTTGACAGAGGAACTTGAAAAAGAAGTTGAGAACGATCTAATAAAGATCAAAGAGGTTTTAAATCTTGACCGACCTCCAAAGGCTGAGAAAAAACCTTACTGCTCGAAATGCGCTTACTACGAACTTTGCTGGAGTTAAACTATGAGTAAACCATATTACATTTTTTCAAGTGGAAGACTTTCAAGAAAAGAAAACACAATTTATGTAGAAGTCGAAGATAATATAAAGAAATCTATACCTATTGAAGATGTAGAATCATTACATATTTTTGGTGAAGTCGACTTAAATACGAAATTTCTGAACTTTTTGTCTCAGCAGAATATACCAATTCATTTTTATAACTATTATGGCTTTTACTCAGGAAGTTTTATGCCACGTGAGAAAAATATCTCCGGAAATCTTACAGTAAAACAAGTTGAGTTTTATATTGATCAAATTAAAAGGCAATACATTGCAATTTCTTTTATTGAAGGGGCAATTTTTCATATGCAAAGAAACTTAAGAGAATATGAGGGAACAGAAAAGTTTGTTGAGGTATTGAAAACAGAGTTGTCGAATGCCTATAATACAAAGTCAATCCCCGAACTAATGGGCTGTGAAGGGAGAGCAAGAGATGCATATTATCAGGCGTTCAATGTAATATTAAAAAACAACTTTTCTTTTGTTAAGAGAGAAAAAAGACCACCAACAAATCCCATAAATGCACTGATATCATTTGGAAACTCTATTATTTATTCGATTGTTTTAACGCAGATTTATCTTACGCAACTTAATCCAA
Coding sequences within it:
- the cas3 gene encoding CRISPR-associated helicase Cas3', which codes for KVLEPVFNREKKHKVEIKDSEIDELLNEIEASYKKGEKVLVIANTVKKAQDLYNQLKYLGNVKLLHSLFVQKDRKIKESEIQNDYKGNGAVIWITTQLVEASLDIDYDILFTEIATLDSLIQRMGRIYRRNGRIINEAEPPNIVIATNKPSDKYKIYDKEIVDFTEGILKNYNGKILTEELKNEMINEVYDLNKIKSTEYFKKFKYAYDLLDNGFEVDERGEAQRLFRDIANISVIPESVYYANKEMIDSAIDKISDKKIQLVERLKELKIINDFIVSIPAYRFNRDDIYPISEKHRIYAFRTKYDYDLGVTFEKAELDDFSNII
- the cas4 gene encoding CRISPR-associated protein Cas4, encoding MEKDDAFDKLRITGLKVNYLHVCKRKLWFFDRGIGMENTSDKVLLGALLQDYSYPKEKKRDVLIDDLIQIDLLDADTVREIKYSDKLKEADRAQILYYLYYLKKNGVHKIGVINYPKMKKREEIILTEELEKEVENDLIKIKEVLNLDRPPKAEKKPYCSKCAYYELCWS
- the cas1b gene encoding type I-B CRISPR-associated endonuclease Cas1; protein product: MSKPYYIFSSGRLSRKENTIYVEVEDNIKKSIPIEDVESLHIFGEVDLNTKFLNFLSQQNIPIHFYNYYGFYSGSFMPREKNISGNLTVKQVEFYIDQIKRQYIAISFIEGAIFHMQRNLREYEGTEKFVEVLKTELSNAYNTKSIPELMGCEGRARDAYYQAFNVILKNNFSFVKREKRPPTNPINALISFGNSIIYSIVLTQIYLTQLNPTISYLHEPGEKRYSLSLDIAEIFKPLIVDPVIFKLVNNNMLNEDDFEEDLNFCYLTENGRKKFIKEIDQKLNTTIKHRKLKRNVSYKQLIRLECYKLIKHFLSDEVYVPFKAWW